GGACTTCGCCCGTGAAAACGGCCGTGAAAAGCAACAGGGATTTCAAATCGACAGCCGGTTGGTGAGAGCGCAGCAGCCGGAGCGCCTGCGGCCGCAGAAAACGGCCTCCCACTGAAGAGGCGCAATGGGGGGCTTGCCTGTCCCCCGCCGCCTCCGGTCGGGGGAAGGCCCCGTCGATCCCGGTTGCGTCCCCCCCTCTCCCCCTGTGCTCCCCGTGCCCTTCGTGCCCCCGGGTGAGATCCTTCCGGAATCGCTCTCACAAAGGCACGAAGGCACGGAGAAGCGGTGTCCCTGATCGCCCTGAACCGGCCAAACGTGACGCCTGTCTCCTGTCTTCTTCGTTCGTGTCTTCCGTGTATTTCGTGGTTCATTCCCCATCCATCCGTGGTTCTTTTCCGGGTCGGGGAGGATGAACCCGTGCCGGTGCCGGCTCAGTCCAGCTGGAGCTTCCCCCGGGTCTCGATGGCCTTCACGTACTCCGCCGGGAGAGGATACTTCAGGACTTTCGCCGCCCGCGCGGCGTTGGCGGCCCCGACGTAGTCGCCCCTCTTGAAGCGGGCCACGGACAGGTTCACGTACAGCTCGGCCATCTCCGGGTCCTTGGCGATGCCCACGAGGAGTTCCCGCTCCGCCTCCGCCGGCTTTTCCAGCAGCAGCCAGGCCCCGCCCAGGAAAAGGTAGAACCGTGCGGGGATCTCGACCTCTCCGGGGGGGACCGGGATGTTCCCGGTGGTGGTCGCCGGCTCCGCCTGTTCGGGGTAGAGCTTCGAGAAGGCCCGCATGCCCAGGCCCGCCTCGCTCGCGTGCCGTTCGAAGGTGAAGGGCCCCTGTTCCTTCGAGAAACCCTCCACCCCGACGAAGGAGGAGGACTGGGAGTCCAACCCGGACCGGTGGCGGGCGTAGTCCCCCTTCCCGCGATAGAGGATGTGACGGTAGTAGAAGTTGTCGACGTCGGGGATGCCCAGGGCCGACTTGGGTTTGCCGGGTTTCGACTTCTGTTCCCGCACCCATTCCAGGGCCCGGGCGTAGCAGTCCTTCGCTTTCAGGTACAGGTCCAGCGCTCCCTGGGGGTCTTTCCGGGCCATGCGGATCCGGCCCAACTCCACGTAGGCCCCCGGCAGCATGGGGAAGACGCCCAGCGCCTGGTTGAAGAGGCCCGCGGCGGTCTCGAAATCTCCCATGTCGGCTTGCCTGCAGGCCTTCTCGTAGAGTTTGCGGGCCTTGACGAGCGCGTCCGGGCTGAAGGGCTTCGACGGGGGGGCGGTGTCGTCGCCCCGGTTCACGGCGGGCGGGGGGGGCGCGGGGTTGTCCTGCGCCGGTGCCAGGCCCGGCAGGGTCAGCCCCCACCACGCGACCACGGGGAAAAGGAACCGGATGACGGGTGCGAGAACCCTCTTCGGCATGATGCTCACCCTCCTTTCGGACCGGTACGGGGCGGTCTCGGGTCCATGATACTCCCGGCCGGCGCCGGATTCAACCGGAGGGCCCGGCAGGGACGTCAGTGCCTGCAAAGGAAGATCATTGCCAAATCGCGCAGGATCCCGAGAACGACCTTCCGGGATTTCTCTCACCAAGGCACAAAGGCACGGAGAAGAGTCTTTTCCGCTCATCGTGAATCGGCCAGGCGCCCTCTCCCGTCTCCTGTCTTCTATCTTCTTCGTTCGTGTTTCATTCTCCCCTCTATCCGTGTCCATCCATGTTCATCCGTGGTTTTTCCCGGTTTGTCTGGGTTGGGCTGCTGGGCGCTTCAGCGGTTGCGTTCCGACCCGCATGTGGTCGGTCCCGGTTGCCTGCCCAAGCCACTTTTCCCCTTGATTTCCCCGCGGCTGCCGGTTAGCCTTCCCCCGGGAGCAGCCATGGAGAACCTCGACGCATTCAACACCCCCCTGGCGGCCTTCCGGCACCAGGTCGCCCGCTTCCCCGACAAGCCGGCCCTGGTGTTCCTCGGGCCGCAGGGGGAGACGGACCGGCTGTCCTACGCCCGGCTGGACCGTGCCGCCCGGTGCTCCGCCCTCGCCCTGGAGCGAGCGGGGCTCATGCCGGGAGAACTGGTCATCCTGGCCCTGGACCACGAACCCGCCCTGGTGTCCGCCTTCTTCGGCGCCCTGTACGCCGGGGTTGCGCCCGCCGTTTTCCCCTACCTCGACCCCGCCTCGCCCCGGGAGGCCTGGCGCGACAGGCTCTGCCACCACGCCCGCTCCGTCGAGGCCCGGGCCGTCCTCGCGCGCCCCGACGTCCGCGACGAACTGGCGGAGCGGTTCCGGG
This genomic interval from Acidobacteriota bacterium contains the following:
- a CDS encoding tetratricopeptide repeat protein → MPKRVLAPVIRFLFPVVAWWGLTLPGLAPAQDNPAPPPPAVNRGDDTAPPSKPFSPDALVKARKLYEKACRQADMGDFETAAGLFNQALGVFPMLPGAYVELGRIRMARKDPQGALDLYLKAKDCYARALEWVREQKSKPGKPKSALGIPDVDNFYYRHILYRGKGDYARHRSGLDSQSSSFVGVEGFSKEQGPFTFERHASEAGLGMRAFSKLYPEQAEPATTTGNIPVPPGEVEIPARFYLFLGGAWLLLEKPAEAERELLVGIAKDPEMAELYVNLSVARFKRGDYVGAANAARAAKVLKYPLPAEYVKAIETRGKLQLD